The sequence below is a genomic window from Streptomyces sp. NBC_00289.
GGCGGCTCCCGCCTGCACCACCGCGACGGTCAGGGCGTGGCCGATGGAGTCGTGCAGTTCGCGCGCGATGCGCGTGCGCTCCAGGAGTTGCTCGGTGCGTTCCTCCAGGGCGGCGAGGCGTTCGGCAGCGGAAGGGCCGAGAAGGCGGCGCGCGAGGGCGGTGACCAGCTCGCCGAGGCCGACCACGGCGCCGTACAGCGCGATCAGCGGGAGTGGGGCCAGGAAGGCGTAGGCCCAGTGCGGCTGGACCTCACCCAGGACGGGCAGGTCGCGAGGGGTTCGTTCGCGGGCGAACTCGACCAGCTCGAGCGAGGTGAGCGGCAGCCAGACGGTGCACACCGAGATGACCCCTCCCAGGGCCATGCGCGCCTCCAGCCACAGCACGGTCCGCAGGCGGTCCCGCCAGCCGGCCGACGGCTCCACGGAGATCTCCGTGTCCGGCTCGCCCGGTGTCAGCAGCAGGCGCGCCTGGACGCCCTCGCCGCGGCGCACGCCCGGGATCAGGAACCCGAGCGGAACAAGGACCAGGGCGGGCACCCACGGCTTGCTGATGTCGATGAACAGCCACACGCTGACGGCGAGCATCGGAACCCACAGGTGCAGGAAGCGCGTGTACGTCGTCCCGCGGAGCAACGGGCGCAAGATTCCGGGCATTTCGCCATCGTGCCACCCGCCACCGACAGCGGTCCTCCCCCGGCCGGGGGAGACGATCTCCACCTCCGGGGGAGGACCGCGCCCCGCACCGGCGGCCAGGCTGATGCCATGACCAGCATCGACGTCCACGACCTCACCAAGGAGTACGGCACCCGGCGTGCCGTGGACCACCTGACGTTCCGAGTCGCGCCCGGCCGCGTCACCGGTTTCCTCGGCCCCAACGGCGCCGGCAAGTCGACCACCATGCGCCTCGTCCTCGGCCTGGACCGGCCCACCTCGGGCACCGCCACGATCGGCGGCCGTGCCTACGCCACGCTCCGTGAACCCCTGCGACATGTGGGCGCGTTGCTCGACGCGCAGGCCGCCCACGGCTCCCGTACCGGCCACGCCCACCTGCGCGCCCTGGCGGTGAGCAACCGGATCCCGCTCGCCCGGGTCGACGAAGTGCTGGAGGAGACAGGGCTGGCCGCGGTCGCTCGCCGCCGGGTGAAGACGTACTCCCTGGGCATGCGTCAGCGCCTCGGCATCGCGGCCGCCCTGCTCGGCGACCCCGAGGTCGTCATGCTCGACGAGCCCTCGAACGGCCTCGACCCCGAAGGCATCGTCTGGATCCGCGAGTTGCTGCGCCGGCTGGCGGGGGAGGGCCGCACGGTCCTGGTCTCCAGCCATCTCATGAACGAGACCGCGTCGTTCGCCGACCACCTCGTGGTCCTCGGACGGGGCCGCCTGCTGGCCGACACCCCGATGCGGGGGTTCATCCACGCACGCGTGCGGCCCGCCGTCCGGATCAGGACGACGGACGCCACCGCGCTCGAGAACGCCCTCGCCCCGCACGGTCACCGGGTGGTGCGGCACGAGGACGGGCACTGGACCGTGCACCACGCGCGCGTGGACGACATCGGACGCCTCGCGTCCGCGGCGGGAGTGCCGATCCTCGAACTGACGGCGGAGGAAGCC
It includes:
- a CDS encoding sensor histidine kinase; translation: MPGILRPLLRGTTYTRFLHLWVPMLAVSVWLFIDISKPWVPALVLVPLGFLIPGVRRGEGVQARLLLTPGEPDTEISVEPSAGWRDRLRTVLWLEARMALGGVISVCTVWLPLTSLELVEFARERTPRDLPVLGEVQPHWAYAFLAPLPLIALYGAVVGLGELVTALARRLLGPSAAERLAALEERTEQLLERTRIARELHDSIGHALTVAVVQAGAARAAGDPAFTDRALEAIEETGRAAMEDLERVLGILRESERPVSGRPTLTDAHRLVESARVSGAKVDADFSGPLETVPGPVSREGYRILQESLTNVLRHAGAVPVRVRVHVVGGSLGLEVRNPLAAALPGPGGTPGTGGGSGLRGIRERAVLLGGHARTGPDDGDWQVHVELPLG
- a CDS encoding ABC transporter ATP-binding protein, which gives rise to MTSIDVHDLTKEYGTRRAVDHLTFRVAPGRVTGFLGPNGAGKSTTMRLVLGLDRPTSGTATIGGRAYATLREPLRHVGALLDAQAAHGSRTGHAHLRALAVSNRIPLARVDEVLEETGLAAVARRRVKTYSLGMRQRLGIAAALLGDPEVVMLDEPSNGLDPEGIVWIRELLRRLAGEGRTVLVSSHLMNETASFADHLVVLGRGRLLADTPMRGFIHARVRPAVRIRTTDATALENALAPHGHRVVRHEDGHWTVHHARVDDIGRLASAAGVPILELTAEEATLEQAYLDLTADETEFTAQPSATQQQEA